A single window of Arcobacter sp. CECT 8983 DNA harbors:
- the purF gene encoding amidophosphoribosyltransferase, which yields MCAIVGIYGNENAARLASLALFSMQHRGQEATGISSSCDGKIYTKKDSGLVSEVFTDEALNYLKGNMAIGHNRYSTAGGDSIFDAQPVSAKYKLGEMSIVHNGNLINKNEVRQELIEEGAIFQTEMDTENLIHLIAKSSHERLRDRIKEGLNKTIGAYCFIIQSRSKQFVIRDRYGIRPLSLGKLKTGGYIVASETCAFDLVDAEFIRDVKPGEMLIFAEGHDEPESIQLFEPEFRPCAFEYVYFARPDSVIDGKNVYRTRENMGRALAKNDKDSTIKVDMVVPVPDSGVPAALGYAAQSKIPFEYGIIRNHYVGRTFIEPTQEMRNMKVKMKLSPMRSLIEGKSLLVIDDSIVRGTTSKRIVKMLKEAGAKEVHFRVASPEIKFPCYYGIDTPNQEELISHRMTKDEICKYIEADTLEYLSIEDLKESIGEGTNYALESFDGDYFVTK from the coding sequence ATGTGTGCGATAGTTGGAATCTATGGTAATGAAAATGCCGCTAGACTTGCTTCTTTAGCTCTATTCTCTATGCAACATAGAGGGCAAGAAGCAACAGGAATCTCATCATCTTGTGATGGAAAAATTTATACTAAAAAAGATAGTGGATTAGTTTCTGAAGTATTTACTGATGAAGCATTAAATTATCTAAAAGGGAATATGGCAATTGGTCATAATAGATACTCTACAGCAGGGGGAGATTCTATTTTTGATGCTCAACCAGTTTCTGCAAAGTATAAACTAGGTGAAATGTCTATTGTTCACAATGGAAATCTTATTAATAAAAATGAAGTTAGACAAGAGCTAATAGAAGAAGGTGCAATTTTCCAAACAGAAATGGATACTGAAAACCTAATTCATCTTATTGCAAAAAGTAGCCATGAAAGATTAAGAGATAGAATTAAAGAAGGGCTAAATAAAACTATAGGTGCATACTGTTTTATTATCCAATCTAGATCTAAACAGTTTGTAATTAGAGATAGATATGGAATTAGGCCTTTATCTTTAGGAAAGCTAAAAACTGGTGGATATATTGTGGCAAGTGAAACTTGTGCTTTTGATTTAGTAGATGCTGAATTTATAAGAGATGTAAAACCAGGAGAAATGTTAATTTTTGCAGAAGGTCATGACGAACCTGAATCAATTCAACTATTTGAACCAGAGTTTAGACCTTGTGCTTTTGAATATGTATATTTTGCAAGACCAGATTCTGTAATTGATGGTAAAAATGTATATAGAACTAGAGAAAATATGGGTAGAGCTCTAGCAAAAAATGACAAAGACTCAACTATTAAAGTAGATATGGTTGTTCCTGTTCCTGATTCAGGAGTTCCTGCTGCACTTGGATATGCTGCGCAGAGTAAAATTCCATTCGAATATGGAATTATAAGAAACCACTATGTTGGAAGAACATTTATTGAACCAACTCAAGAGATGAGAAATATGAAAGTTAAAATGAAACTTTCTCCAATGAGGTCTTTAATTGAAGGAAAATCTTTATTAGTAATTGATGATTCTATTGTTAGAGGTACAACTTCTAAAAGAATTGTTAAGATGCTAAAAGAAGCAGGAGCAAAAGAAGTACACTTTAGAGTTGCATCTCCTGAAATTAAATTCCCTTGTTATTATGGAATAGATACTCCAAACCAAGAGGAGTTAATCTCTCATAGAATGACAAAAGATGAAATTTGTAAATATATAGAGGCAGATACATTAGAATATTTATCAATTGAAGATTTAAAAGAATCAATTGGTGAGGGTACTAATTATGCCCTAGAAAGCTTTGATGGTGACTATTTCGTTACAAAATAA
- the trxB gene encoding thioredoxin-disulfide reductase yields MLDLAIIGGGPAGLTAGLYATRGGLNNVTMFEMGMPGGQITGSSEIENYPGQEKVVTGMELMESWPTQAMKFGLKHEMQQILKVRKAGDNFEVELGDGTKQEARSVLLATGSVPKKGGFKGEDKFFGRGISTCATCDGFFYKNKEVAVIGGGDTALEEAYYLSKICSKVYLVHRRDTYRAAPSTIEHMKKAENIEEVTNVTVEEVVGDNMGVTGIIVKSKENGETREIVVPGVFVFVGRNVLSDALKQDDGSYLCDVNEQTEVIVDLKMRTNVPGLYAAGDVRIEAAKQVVCAAADGATAAVDIIEYLG; encoded by the coding sequence ATGTTAGATTTAGCAATTATTGGTGGAGGACCAGCTGGTTTAACAGCTGGGTTATATGCAACTAGAGGTGGACTTAACAACGTAACAATGTTTGAAATGGGTATGCCTGGTGGACAAATTACAGGAAGTAGTGAAATTGAAAACTACCCAGGTCAAGAAAAAGTTGTAACTGGTATGGAGTTAATGGAATCTTGGCCAACACAAGCTATGAAGTTTGGACTTAAACATGAAATGCAACAAATTCTAAAAGTAAGAAAAGCTGGTGATAACTTTGAAGTAGAATTAGGTGATGGTACTAAGCAAGAAGCTAGATCTGTACTTTTAGCAACAGGTTCTGTTCCTAAAAAAGGTGGATTTAAAGGTGAAGATAAGTTCTTTGGAAGAGGAATTTCAACTTGTGCAACTTGTGATGGTTTCTTCTATAAAAACAAAGAAGTAGCTGTTATTGGTGGTGGAGATACTGCTTTAGAAGAGGCTTATTATCTTTCAAAAATTTGTTCTAAAGTTTATTTAGTACATAGAAGAGATACATATAGAGCTGCTCCAAGTACAATTGAGCATATGAAAAAAGCTGAAAACATTGAAGAAGTTACAAATGTTACTGTTGAAGAAGTAGTTGGTGATAACATGGGTGTAACTGGAATTATTGTTAAATCAAAAGAAAATGGTGAAACTAGAGAAATAGTTGTACCAGGTGTATTTGTATTTGTTGGAAGAAATGTTTTAAGTGATGCATTAAAACAAGATGATGGTTCATACCTTTGTGATGTAAATGAACAAACAGAAGTTATTGTTGATCTTAAAATGAGAACTAATGTACCAGGTTTATATGCAGCTGGTGATGTTAGAATTGAAGCAGCAAAACAAGTTGTTTGCGCCGCAGCAGATGGGGCAACAGCAGCAGTAGATATTATTGAATATTTAGGATAA
- the dapB gene encoding 4-hydroxy-tetrahydrodipicolinate reductase yields MINVGIVGTTGRVGSLLIDDLEVDNETKLSACHVFSKLTKNVPEDTVITNEMKVLLDSSDVIIDFSVPAATQSLLEEIVENGGTKPLVIATTGFNKHQQNLLIEASKKVPVLYATNMSLGVAVLNKLVSLASKALKDFDCEIVEQHHRYKIDSPSGTALTLAEHAARARDLDLDAVRISGRDGEIGARTKDEIGVMSLRGGDIVGRHTVGLYNDGEFIELHHTATSRNTFSKGAIKAAKWLVNQEPGLYSINDCLGL; encoded by the coding sequence ATGATAAATGTAGGTATTGTAGGAACTACAGGTAGAGTTGGTTCTCTTTTAATAGATGATTTAGAAGTTGACAATGAAACAAAACTTTCAGCTTGTCATGTATTTAGTAAATTAACAAAAAATGTTCCTGAAGATACAGTAATTACAAATGAGATGAAAGTATTATTAGATTCAAGTGATGTTATTATTGATTTTAGTGTACCTGCTGCAACTCAAAGCTTACTTGAGGAGATTGTTGAAAATGGTGGGACAAAACCATTAGTTATAGCTACAACTGGATTTAATAAACATCAACAAAATCTATTAATTGAAGCTAGTAAAAAAGTACCCGTTTTATATGCTACAAATATGAGTTTAGGTGTTGCTGTTTTAAATAAACTTGTATCACTTGCAAGTAAAGCGCTTAAAGATTTTGATTGTGAGATTGTTGAACAACATCACAGATACAAAATTGATTCTCCATCTGGAACAGCTTTAACATTAGCAGAACATGCAGCACGTGCTAGAGACTTAGATTTAGATGCAGTTAGAATTTCAGGAAGAGACGGTGAAATAGGTGCAAGAACAAAAGATGAAATTGGTGTTATGAGTTTAAGAGGTGGGGATATAGTTGGACGACATACTGTTGGATTATATAATGATGGTGAATTTATTGAGTTACATCATACTGCAACTTCTAGAAATACCTTTTCAAAAGGTGCAATTAAAGCTGCAAAATGGCTTGTTAATCAAGAACCGGGGCTTTACTCAATTAATGACTGTTTAGGTCTATAA